One Gloeothece verrucosa PCC 7822 DNA window includes the following coding sequences:
- a CDS encoding amino acid ABC transporter substrate-binding protein, with protein MKKNPLALLLLSLICLGNFPAQVDAETVLEKIQRTGELNAGARIDAIPFGYKTDKGEWTGYSVDLLKLIQQDLEKKFNKPIKLNLKEVTIDSRFQAIEKQEVEIVCGATTVTQQRLEKVDFSLPFFMTGSQFLVKLEDAANFDINGTLKDVSIAYIPHTTTDEIIRQIYPFARWQPVRNREEGVKKLKQGAVTAVVSDGILLVGEIVRQGNEPRDFEIMPNVPMTTELYACILPKNNPEWQEFVDQTISSQNNAQLQQRWFNLETGPFPYIIHTNP; from the coding sequence ATGAAAAAAAACCCATTAGCCCTCTTATTACTCAGTCTCATTTGTCTGGGCAACTTCCCTGCACAAGTTGATGCAGAAACCGTCTTAGAAAAAATTCAACGTACAGGAGAACTCAACGCCGGTGCAAGAATAGACGCTATCCCCTTTGGTTACAAAACCGACAAAGGCGAATGGACAGGTTACTCAGTAGACTTACTCAAACTCATTCAGCAAGACTTAGAAAAAAAGTTCAACAAACCCATCAAACTAAATCTTAAAGAAGTGACTATCGATAGCCGCTTTCAAGCCATAGAAAAACAAGAAGTCGAGATCGTCTGCGGTGCCACCACTGTCACCCAACAGCGCCTAGAAAAAGTCGACTTCTCCCTCCCCTTTTTTATGACAGGTTCACAATTTTTAGTTAAGCTAGAAGATGCCGCCAATTTTGACATCAATGGGACATTAAAAGATGTTTCTATTGCTTATATTCCCCATACCACCACTGATGAAATTATCCGTCAGATATATCCCTTTGCCCGATGGCAACCCGTGAGAAACCGAGAGGAAGGGGTAAAAAAGTTAAAACAGGGGGCAGTAACAGCAGTGGTTAGTGATGGTATCTTGTTAGTGGGGGAAATAGTCAGACAAGGCAACGAGCCGAGAGATTTTGAAATTATGCCTAATGTTCCTATGACTACTGAACTTTACGCCTGTATTCTTCCTAAAAATAACCCAGAATGGCAGGAATTTGTTGATCAAACCATTAGCAGTCAAAATAATGCCCAACTTCAACAACGATGGTTTAATTTAGAAACAGGTCCCTTCCCTTATATTATCCACACTAACCCTTAA
- a CDS encoding 3-keto-5-aminohexanoate cleavage protein: protein MNNELPLIIECRCNEITPRGDNPALPHSPKEIIREAIRAWEAGASIFHWHGRDPDTGKPRNDVELYLEVIQGIREHTDLLIHPTLGYITQHRVEDRVKHILAVNDDPLLRVDMVPVDFGSLNVDFWNPQTKEFTTTDQVYINTRANLMAVLEVFKKHNLHVSSVCWDVGQMRTARCFQEMGLLPRETLWELVFTGEVMPAGAAATIPGLQAFVAEVPADNQWLALCWNGDVMRVAAWAITMGGHVGIGLGDYSYTRFGKPHNGELVEKVAKMAHTLGREVATPAQAREILKMPPRISLPKKLQATANEK, encoded by the coding sequence ATGAATAACGAATTACCCCTCATTATCGAATGTCGTTGTAACGAAATAACCCCTCGCGGCGACAATCCTGCGTTGCCCCACAGTCCAAAAGAGATCATCCGCGAAGCCATAAGGGCCTGGGAAGCAGGGGCTTCGATTTTCCATTGGCACGGGCGAGACCCAGATACGGGAAAACCGCGCAACGACGTTGAACTCTATCTCGAAGTGATACAGGGAATTCGAGAACACACAGATCTCCTAATCCATCCGACCCTTGGCTACATCACACAGCATCGGGTAGAAGACCGCGTCAAACACATTTTGGCAGTGAACGACGATCCCCTGCTGCGGGTTGATATGGTGCCGGTGGATTTCGGGTCGCTCAATGTAGACTTCTGGAATCCCCAGACGAAAGAGTTCACGACAACTGACCAAGTTTACATTAATACCCGTGCTAATCTTATGGCGGTGCTTGAAGTATTCAAGAAGCACAATCTCCACGTCAGTTCAGTCTGTTGGGACGTAGGACAAATGCGAACCGCGCGTTGCTTTCAGGAAATGGGACTTCTGCCACGAGAAACGCTTTGGGAATTGGTTTTTACCGGGGAAGTGATGCCGGCTGGCGCGGCGGCGACTATACCGGGTTTGCAGGCGTTCGTGGCTGAGGTTCCTGCGGATAACCAGTGGCTGGCACTTTGCTGGAATGGAGACGTGATGAGGGTAGCCGCCTGGGCAATTACAATGGGAGGTCACGTCGGTATTGGACTGGGAGATTATTCTTATACTCGCTTCGGCAAGCCGCACAACGGTGAGTTAGTGGAAAAAGTTGCTAAGATGGCCCATACCCTCGGCCGGGAAGTGGCAACACCAGCGCAAGCCCGCGAGATTCTCAAGATGCCGCCGCGAATTTCCCTCCCAAAAAAGCTACAGGCCACTGCTAACGAAAAATGA
- a CDS encoding alpha/beta fold hydrolase, with product MTQKIKRAFLDTEDGQILYRIGGEGEPLLLLHMNPRSSDEYRELMPIFAQNRRVIAMDLMGFGDSDKPPRMYTMADYAKTVIALLDELGIEKVSIFGNHTGAFVAGEVTAAYGDRVEKLILGNVAGFGEGGQAELLRLFEEGFKITEDGSHLMKRWLARSRYVGSAELNHRWVLDDLKCFGHPLYAVWAVGHYCLDAPERFRSIKCPTLIIWGIDDVKEFERLSLAKANDRYFLSQAIPHGQVVEFPQGTICMMNQIPEEVSQVVIDFLNN from the coding sequence ATGACACAAAAAATTAAACGAGCCTTTTTAGACACAGAAGATGGACAGATTCTCTATCGAATCGGCGGCGAAGGTGAACCTCTGCTTTTGCTACACATGAACCCCCGCAGTAGCGATGAATATCGGGAGTTGATGCCTATTTTTGCTCAAAATAGACGAGTAATAGCAATGGATTTGATGGGCTTTGGGGATTCTGATAAGCCGCCGAGAATGTACACAATGGCGGACTACGCCAAAACAGTGATCGCTCTTTTGGACGAATTAGGCATCGAAAAGGTGAGCATTTTCGGAAATCATACCGGTGCTTTTGTGGCGGGAGAGGTAACAGCCGCTTATGGAGATCGCGTTGAAAAATTGATTTTAGGTAATGTGGCTGGTTTTGGAGAAGGAGGACAAGCAGAGTTATTAAGACTGTTTGAGGAAGGTTTTAAAATCACTGAAGATGGTTCTCACCTCATGAAAAGATGGTTAGCCCGTTCTCGATACGTAGGCTCTGCCGAATTAAATCACCGTTGGGTTTTAGACGATTTAAAATGTTTTGGTCATCCTTTGTACGCAGTTTGGGCTGTAGGTCATTACTGTCTAGATGCACCCGAAAGATTTCGTTCTATCAAGTGTCCAACTCTCATTATCTGGGGAATAGATGATGTAAAAGAATTTGAAAGACTGAGTTTAGCAAAAGCCAACGATCGTTATTTTCTTTCTCAAGCCATTCCTCATGGCCAAGTCGTTGAATTTCCACAAGGAACAATTTGTATGATGAATCAGATCCCCGAAGAAGTATCACAGGTAGTCATCGACTTTCTGAATAATTGA
- a CDS encoding Uma2 family endonuclease: MSQATTPTQQPSITEEEQFIEPDISNITIEDDTPVDSWFSEKQQRLLTASAYSSLKRETPFVVLANVGLFYAEKHPPLVPDVMLSFGVSVPEDWSQKKNRSYFVWNMGKPPEVAIEIVSNTVGNELGSKLEDYARARVAYYVVFDPLRCLKGEVLSVYQLQALRYRRRDDYWMEDIDLGLTLWEGVFEGQPYNWLRWCDSQGNLLLTGDEIAQQERQRAEQERQRADRLAELLRERGIDPEQLSS; encoded by the coding sequence ATGTCACAAGCTACCACTCCCACCCAACAACCTTCTATTACAGAAGAAGAACAATTTATCGAACCCGATATCAGCAATATAACGATCGAAGATGATACGCCTGTGGATAGTTGGTTCTCTGAAAAACAGCAAAGATTATTAACGGCAAGTGCCTACAGTAGCTTAAAGCGAGAAACTCCCTTTGTCGTATTAGCGAATGTCGGCTTATTCTATGCCGAAAAACATCCGCCCTTAGTTCCTGATGTTATGCTTAGTTTTGGGGTAAGTGTTCCCGAAGACTGGAGTCAAAAGAAAAACCGCTCCTATTTTGTTTGGAATATGGGAAAACCCCCAGAGGTAGCCATAGAGATAGTCTCTAATACCGTAGGCAATGAATTAGGCTCGAAATTAGAAGATTATGCACGAGCAAGAGTCGCTTATTATGTGGTTTTTGATCCTTTACGCTGCTTAAAAGGTGAGGTCCTCTCGGTTTATCAATTACAAGCCTTGCGTTATCGTCGGCGGGATGACTATTGGATGGAGGATATTGACTTAGGTTTAACTTTATGGGAGGGAGTATTTGAAGGTCAACCGTATAACTGGTTACGTTGGTGCGACAGTCAGGGGAATCTACTTTTAACAGGAGATGAGATAGCCCAACAAGAGCGGCAACGCGCCGAACAAGAGCGGCAACGCGCCGATCGCCTAGCCGAGTTACTCAGAGAACGCGGAATAGATCCAGAGCAATTAAGTAGCTAG
- a CDS encoding aspartyl/asparaginyl beta-hydroxylase domain-containing protein, which translates to MSSFNEYHLNPEQFPFLKSFQASWQEIRDEFTGFMKQASDQELKITYDILGPKSKTIKTKGNSKYSAFGILFQGLFIEEYIQLHQIRYPDYDTDEASAKALALRQKYFPHLAKVIEQVNIDFEDLIRNVYFGTFHPGLDIKLHVNYNPHMNRGYLGLIVPEGDVAMKICHDKLYWQEGKFMVLDHSYPHCPHNYTNYDRTVLVIDFFKPDEPREQLRRFEQEQVRERMQDNPYSLGVFGKSDRALEEDFIKYGLAHQLEWDKALS; encoded by the coding sequence ATGTCAAGTTTTAATGAATATCATCTTAATCCCGAGCAATTCCCTTTTCTAAAAAGTTTTCAAGCGAGTTGGCAAGAGATTAGAGATGAGTTTACAGGCTTTATGAAACAGGCATCTGATCAGGAGTTGAAAATTACTTATGATATTTTAGGCCCGAAAAGTAAAACCATTAAAACTAAAGGCAATTCAAAATATAGTGCTTTTGGGATTTTATTTCAAGGTTTGTTTATTGAAGAATATATTCAATTGCATCAAATTCGCTATCCCGATTATGACACAGATGAGGCTTCAGCTAAAGCACTGGCATTAAGACAAAAATATTTCCCTCATTTGGCTAAGGTGATAGAACAAGTAAACATTGATTTTGAGGACCTGATTAGAAATGTCTATTTTGGCACATTTCATCCAGGCTTAGATATCAAACTCCATGTCAATTATAATCCCCACATGAATCGCGGCTATTTAGGATTAATCGTACCTGAAGGGGATGTGGCGATGAAAATATGCCACGATAAGCTTTATTGGCAGGAAGGAAAATTTATGGTTTTAGATCACAGCTATCCACACTGCCCACATAATTACACCAATTATGATAGAACTGTTTTGGTGATAGACTTTTTTAAACCCGATGAACCTAGAGAGCAACTGAGACGGTTTGAACAAGAACAAGTTAGAGAACGTATGCAGGATAATCCCTATAGTTTGGGTGTTTTTGGCAAAAGTGATCGCGCTCTAGAAGAAGATTTTATTAAGTATGGTTTAGCTCATCAATTAGAGTGGGATAAAGCTTTGAGTTGA
- a CDS encoding glycosyltransferase yields the protein MRKLYFLVPGTTQKFGGGGLWAQIKILDLAKQICAAQLVTYRQQEANFPFLDHLLKNSEPDEAIFIISWGFDIPKLIAKLKHYHVIYQAHSTGYNFTVPSRIPIITVSRNTMGYWGQKSPNSLIYYLPNHISDEFYNRGEIRDIDVLVQVRKSSQYLLKQLVPELRQHCRLELLEGYVEDLAALFNRSKIYLYDSAEYWAVNHLTEGFGLPPLEALACGCQVFSSVNSALADYLDPGFNCYKIAQYSLQYDVKKILSVLHSNENYVSSESFLAPYRTENLLKRLQIIFTEINSFFDQQKFLQADIDDLTQTQLIKLWFQQRLSKLTTKLKSTV from the coding sequence ATGAGAAAGCTGTACTTTTTAGTGCCTGGAACCACTCAGAAATTTGGCGGGGGTGGACTATGGGCGCAAATAAAAATACTAGATTTGGCTAAACAAATATGTGCCGCTCAATTGGTGACTTATCGCCAGCAAGAAGCGAATTTTCCCTTTTTAGACCACCTCCTCAAAAATTCAGAGCCAGACGAGGCGATTTTTATTATCAGTTGGGGCTTTGATATTCCGAAATTAATCGCCAAACTCAAGCATTATCATGTGATTTATCAGGCTCACTCCACAGGTTATAATTTTACTGTCCCGTCACGCATTCCCATTATTACAGTCAGTCGTAATACGATGGGTTACTGGGGACAAAAATCGCCTAATTCTCTGATTTATTATCTACCGAATCACATCTCAGATGAATTTTATAATCGTGGCGAAATACGCGATATAGATGTTCTCGTTCAAGTCCGTAAATCTTCTCAATATTTGCTCAAACAATTAGTTCCTGAACTTCGCCAGCACTGCCGCCTTGAACTATTGGAGGGTTATGTAGAAGATTTAGCCGCCTTATTTAATCGTAGCAAAATTTATCTTTATGACTCAGCCGAGTATTGGGCTGTTAATCACTTAACAGAGGGTTTCGGTTTGCCGCCATTAGAAGCTTTAGCTTGTGGTTGTCAAGTATTTTCCAGTGTCAATAGTGCCTTAGCTGATTATTTAGATCCAGGGTTTAATTGTTATAAAATTGCTCAATATTCTCTACAATATGATGTAAAAAAAATTCTCTCTGTCTTGCATTCAAATGAGAATTATGTTAGTTCGGAATCATTTTTAGCACCCTATCGGACGGAGAATTTATTAAAAAGATTACAAATAATTTTTACAGAAATTAATAGCTTTTTTGATCAGCAAAAATTCCTTCAAGCCGATATTGATGACTTAACTCAAACTCAACTGATCAAACTCTGGTTTCAACAACGACTCAGTAAGCTGACAACAAAACTCAAGTCAACTGTATGA
- a CDS encoding trans-splicing intein-formed DNA polymerase III subunit alpha N-terminal partner DnaE-N — protein sequence MSFVGLHIHSDYSLLDGASQLPALIDRAIELGMPAIALTDHGVMYGAIELIKICRGKNIKPIIGNEMYIINADLDDRTKKQRKYHQVVLAKNNQGYKNLVKLTTISSLHGMHGKGIFARPCINKKLLEQYHEGLIVTSACLGGEVPQAILAGNLEEAKKVAKWYQDLFGDDYYLEIQDHGSKEDRIVNLGIVKIAKELGIKIVATNDSHFISCYDVEAHDALLCIQTGQLISEEKRMRYSGTEYLKSAEEMRQLFRDHLEDEIIEEAIKNTLEVAEKVVQDYKILGEPRIPDYPVPAGHTPDTYVEEKAWQGLLERLKCHSITELNPLYKKRLEYELKMIQQMGFSTYFLVVWDYIKYARDNGIPVGPGRGSAAGSLVAYSLKITNIDPVHHGLLFERFLNPERKSMPDIDTDFCIERRDDMIKYVTKKYGEGNVAQIITFNRLTSKAVLKDVARVLDIPYAESDKMAKLIPVSRGKPTKLKVMISDETPEPEFKAKYDNDPNVKRWVDMAIRIEGTNKTFGVHAAGVVISSQPLDEIVPLQKNNDGAVITQYYMEDLESLGLLKMDFLGLKNLTTLQKTAELIKQNKQEDIDVETLPLDERKALEIIAKGVYKKLPKDIEATHKLLERGDLEGIFQLESSGMRQIVRDLKPSGIEDISSILALYRPGPLDAGLIPKFIDRKHGRVPIKYDHPLLEPILKETYAVLVYQEQIMKMAQDLAGYSLGEADLLRRAMGKKKISEMQKHKEIFIDGSTKNGVPQEIAENLFDQMVKFAEYCLSYDTEILTVEYGPMPIGKIVEEQIECTVYTVDKNGLVYTQPIAQWHHRGQQEVFEYCLEDGSIIRATKDHKFMTDDGQMLPIEEIFEKGLELKQIIL from the coding sequence ATGTCTTTTGTTGGTTTACACATCCATAGTGATTATAGTCTTCTTGACGGCGCTTCTCAACTTCCCGCCTTAATTGATCGGGCGATCGAATTAGGAATGCCGGCTATCGCGCTGACAGATCATGGCGTAATGTATGGGGCGATCGAATTAATTAAAATCTGTCGCGGCAAAAATATTAAACCCATTATTGGCAATGAAATGTATATCATTAATGCCGATCTTGATGACCGGACAAAAAAGCAGCGCAAATATCATCAAGTGGTTTTAGCTAAAAATAATCAAGGCTATAAAAATTTAGTTAAACTGACGACTATTTCGAGTCTTCATGGTATGCATGGAAAAGGAATTTTTGCCCGTCCTTGTATTAATAAAAAACTGCTAGAACAATATCATGAAGGATTAATTGTCACCAGTGCTTGTTTAGGGGGTGAAGTTCCTCAAGCGATTTTAGCCGGCAACTTAGAAGAAGCGAAAAAAGTCGCTAAATGGTATCAAGATTTATTCGGCGATGATTACTATTTAGAAATACAAGATCACGGTTCAAAAGAAGACAGAATTGTCAATCTAGGAATCGTTAAAATCGCCAAAGAATTAGGCATTAAAATCGTTGCAACCAATGACTCTCACTTTATTTCTTGTTATGACGTAGAAGCCCACGATGCTTTATTATGTATCCAAACCGGTCAATTAATTTCCGAAGAAAAGCGGATGCGCTATAGCGGCACAGAATATCTCAAATCAGCCGAGGAAATGCGGCAATTATTCCGCGATCATTTAGAAGATGAAATTATTGAAGAAGCGATTAAAAATACCTTAGAAGTTGCCGAGAAAGTTGTTCAAGATTATAAAATTTTAGGGGAGCCGCGTATACCGGATTATCCTGTTCCTGCCGGTCATACCCCTGACACTTATGTAGAAGAAAAAGCTTGGCAGGGATTACTAGAACGTCTTAAATGCCACTCCATTACTGAACTGAATCCCCTCTATAAAAAACGGCTAGAATATGAACTAAAAATGATTCAGCAGATGGGATTTTCTACTTATTTTCTAGTGGTTTGGGATTATATCAAATATGCCAGAGATAATGGAATTCCCGTTGGCCCAGGACGAGGTTCAGCCGCCGGTTCTTTAGTAGCTTATTCCCTCAAAATTACGAATATCGATCCCGTTCATCATGGTTTATTATTTGAAAGATTTCTTAACCCTGAACGGAAATCTATGCCTGATATTGATACCGATTTCTGTATAGAAAGACGGGACGATATGATTAAATATGTAACGAAAAAATATGGAGAGGGAAATGTTGCTCAAATTATTACCTTTAACCGTCTCACCTCTAAAGCTGTCTTAAAAGATGTGGCCAGAGTATTAGATATTCCCTACGCTGAGTCAGATAAAATGGCTAAATTAATTCCCGTTTCTCGAGGAAAACCAACGAAATTAAAGGTCATGATTTCTGATGAAACCCCCGAACCCGAATTTAAAGCCAAATATGATAATGACCCTAACGTAAAACGTTGGGTAGACATGGCTATCCGCATTGAGGGAACAAACAAAACCTTTGGGGTTCATGCCGCAGGCGTGGTAATTTCTTCTCAACCGTTAGATGAAATAGTGCCGCTACAAAAAAATAATGATGGGGCAGTAATCACTCAGTATTACATGGAAGATTTAGAGTCTTTAGGACTGCTAAAAATGGACTTTCTCGGCTTAAAAAATTTAACCACTCTTCAAAAAACGGCTGAATTAATTAAGCAGAATAAACAGGAAGACATCGATGTAGAAACCTTACCTTTAGACGAAAGAAAAGCTTTAGAAATCATCGCTAAAGGAGTCTATAAAAAGTTACCGAAAGATATAGAAGCCACCCATAAGCTTTTAGAAAGAGGAGATTTAGAAGGAATCTTTCAATTAGAATCTTCGGGAATGCGTCAAATTGTTAGAGATTTAAAACCGTCGGGTATTGAAGATATTTCTTCGATTTTAGCACTCTACCGACCTGGGCCTCTTGATGCCGGACTGATTCCTAAATTTATTGACCGTAAACATGGACGAGTACCGATTAAATACGATCATCCTCTACTAGAACCTATTTTAAAAGAAACCTATGCGGTTCTTGTCTATCAAGAACAAATCATGAAAATGGCGCAAGATTTAGCGGGTTATTCTTTAGGAGAAGCTGACTTATTGCGTCGCGCGATGGGGAAAAAGAAAATCTCAGAAATGCAGAAGCACAAGGAGATTTTTATTGATGGTTCAACTAAAAATGGAGTGCCGCAAGAAATCGCCGAAAACTTATTTGATCAGATGGTAAAATTTGCTGAATATTGCCTCAGCTATGACACAGAAATTTTAACCGTTGAATATGGGCCCATGCCCATTGGTAAAATTGTCGAAGAACAAATAGAATGCACCGTTTACACGGTTGACAAAAATGGATTAGTCTATACTCAACCTATAGCCCAATGGCATCATCGAGGACAGCAAGAAGTCTTTGAATATTGTCTAGAAGATGGGTCAATTATTCGAGCCACCAAAGACCATAAATTCATGACAGATGACGGTCAAATGTTACCCATTGAGGAAATTTTTGAAAAAGGACTAGAATTAAAACAAATAATCTTATAA
- a CDS encoding alpha/beta fold hydrolase encodes MTQKIKRAFLDTEDGQILYRIAGEGEPLLLLHMVPRSSDEFKELMTIGVQNRQLIAMDLMGLGDSDKPPRVYSVADYAKTVIALLDELGIKKSSIFGSVTGGYIAGEIAAAYPERVEKIILCNTHGFDAEEQEKVLKMYSLGSTVKEDGSHLMEKWLSRVNYVGKGELNHRCVLDDLKCLGGSVYPGVAVGNYCLSAKERFRLIQCPTLILTGTKALEPLEKFGLAKPENQLWLTEAIPHSQMIELEGGTLWMLNQMAEEISKIIVNFLDNQSAMVSN; translated from the coding sequence ATGACACAAAAGATTAAACGAGCATTTTTAGACACAGAGGATGGACAAATTCTCTACCGTATCGCTGGAGAAGGTGAACCCTTGCTGTTACTGCACATGGTCCCTCGCAGTAGCGATGAATTTAAAGAATTGATGACAATAGGAGTGCAAAATAGACAGCTAATTGCAATGGATTTAATGGGGTTAGGGGATTCTGACAAACCTCCTAGAGTTTATTCAGTGGCAGACTATGCTAAAACAGTCATTGCCCTTTTGGATGAATTAGGCATCAAAAAAAGCTCTATTTTTGGGAGTGTTACCGGGGGTTATATAGCCGGAGAAATAGCCGCCGCTTACCCAGAACGAGTTGAAAAGATCATCCTCTGCAATACACATGGATTTGACGCAGAAGAACAAGAGAAAGTCCTTAAAATGTACTCGCTTGGATCTACCGTTAAAGAAGATGGATCTCACCTGATGGAAAAATGGTTATCTCGTGTTAATTATGTGGGAAAAGGAGAATTAAATCACCGTTGTGTTTTGGATGATTTGAAGTGTTTGGGGGGGTCTGTCTATCCGGGTGTAGCTGTGGGAAATTATTGTCTTTCTGCTAAAGAAAGATTTCGTTTAATTCAGTGTCCTACTTTAATTTTGACCGGCACAAAAGCTTTAGAACCATTAGAAAAATTCGGTTTAGCTAAACCCGAGAATCAATTATGGCTCACAGAGGCAATTCCTCATAGTCAAATGATTGAACTCGAAGGAGGAACCCTCTGGATGCTCAATCAAATGGCTGAAGAAATATCAAAAATAATCGTAAATTTTCTGGACAATCAGTCAGCAATGGTATCAAATTAA
- a CDS encoding dihydroorotase yields MSETPLLDLIIKNVQVVRPHQDRAEILDLGIKDGKFAKMAPNINPEESRELFDAQNLLGFPGIVDAHMHIGIYQPLDQDAITESKAAASGGVTTSLNYIRTGQYYLNKGGSYQDFFPEVLTLSQGNFFVDYGYHIAPISAAHIDEMPMLFEKYGIGSFKIFMFYGGYGLHGLSDHQNLFLMINKEERYDLAHFEFIMRGLTRLRELYPQQSERISLSLHCEVADILNAYTKIVQQDTTLTGLKAYSAARPPHSEGLAICIASYLANETHCLNINLLHLSSRKAIEAALMMETIFPHINFRREVTIGHLLLDVDTPTGKWAKVNPPIRPREDVEYLWQALLNNQIHWIVSDHACCSAEKKASLKDPNNIWLAKSGFGGTEYLLSGVFSEGSKRGMSYNKMAQLLSWNPARRFGLDSKGDIAVGYDADLVLLDPNETFVVRAAESESQQGYTPFEGMELTGRVKTTFLCGNMIYNNGQVLGSPSGRYLKRSSL; encoded by the coding sequence GTGTCTGAAACTCCCCTATTAGATCTAATTATCAAAAATGTGCAGGTAGTTCGTCCCCATCAAGATAGAGCCGAAATTCTTGATTTAGGGATTAAAGACGGCAAATTTGCCAAGATGGCTCCTAATATTAACCCAGAAGAAAGCCGAGAGTTATTTGATGCCCAAAATTTGTTAGGATTTCCTGGGATAGTGGATGCTCATATGCACATCGGCATCTATCAACCCCTCGATCAAGATGCGATCACTGAAAGCAAAGCGGCTGCAAGCGGAGGAGTAACCACCAGCCTAAATTACATCCGTACCGGGCAATATTATCTCAACAAAGGCGGCTCTTACCAAGATTTTTTTCCCGAAGTTTTAACCCTATCCCAAGGAAATTTTTTTGTAGATTACGGTTATCATATTGCCCCCATTAGTGCCGCTCATATTGATGAGATGCCAATGCTATTTGAAAAATATGGGATTGGGTCATTTAAAATATTTATGTTTTACGGCGGCTATGGTTTACATGGTCTTTCCGACCACCAAAACCTCTTTTTAATGATTAACAAAGAGGAAAGATATGATCTAGCGCATTTTGAATTTATTATGCGGGGTTTAACTCGGCTAAGAGAATTATATCCCCAACAGAGCGAGCGCATTAGTTTAAGTCTTCATTGTGAAGTGGCAGACATCCTCAACGCCTACACCAAAATTGTCCAGCAAGATACAACTTTAACCGGTTTAAAAGCTTACAGTGCCGCACGTCCCCCCCATTCTGAAGGTTTAGCCATCTGCATTGCTTCTTATTTAGCCAATGAAACCCATTGTCTGAATATTAACCTATTACATCTCAGTTCTCGTAAAGCCATAGAAGCCGCTTTAATGATGGAAACTATCTTTCCTCACATTAATTTTCGCCGAGAAGTCACTATCGGACATTTGTTATTAGATGTAGATACTCCGACAGGTAAATGGGCAAAAGTTAACCCCCCAATTCGTCCCCGAGAAGATGTAGAATATTTGTGGCAAGCTCTACTTAATAATCAAATTCATTGGATTGTTAGCGATCATGCCTGTTGTTCTGCCGAGAAGAAAGCGAGTTTGAAAGACCCTAATAATATTTGGCTGGCTAAATCGGGTTTTGGGGGGACAGAATATTTACTTTCTGGTGTATTTAGTGAAGGCAGTAAACGGGGAATGTCCTACAATAAAATGGCCCAGTTATTAAGTTGGAATCCTGCGCGAAGATTTGGGTTAGATTCCAAGGGTGATATTGCAGTTGGTTATGATGCTGATTTAGTATTATTAGACCCTAATGAAACTTTTGTAGTTCGTGCGGCCGAGTCAGAATCACAACAAGGTTATACCCCATTTGAAGGAATGGAATTAACCGGACGAGTTAAAACAACCTTCTTATGCGGAAATATGATCTATAATAACGGACAAGTTTTAGGTTCACCCAGTGGACGTTATTTAAAAAGATCTTCTCTGTAG